One Oryza brachyantha chromosome 3, ObraRS2, whole genome shotgun sequence DNA segment encodes these proteins:
- the LOC102718723 gene encoding peroxisomal membrane protein 11-2-like, whose protein sequence is MVTAAGSPASNSSSSEARKPVVTRQSPPRPRRDFLLHVEAYLSRRDGVDNLLKISLYAARLALAVGPPPPLPAYAAARLRSFESSVGLSRKALRLGKFVQSVNALRAHRRHGGGHVPPLLVLLAYGGQGVYFFLEQFAWLAKTGLLPAHLLPRLHRLGVWAQLPAHVGSIAIKLEEVAKLESSVETRRKEGFGEESEVVRALRGKLLVKRLSVVQDVADSVMTLGDVTGGKGLLGSSTFMASAGFLSALISAHRNWNSC, encoded by the coding sequence ATGGTCACCGCCGCAGGCTCCCCGGCCTcaaactcctcctcctccgaagCCCGCAAGCCAGTAGTCACCCGCCAatcgccgccccggccccgCCGGGACTTCCTTCTCCACGTCGAGGCCTACCTGTCccgccgcgacggcgtcgACAACCTTCTAAAGATCTCCCTCTACGCcgcccgcctcgccctcgccgtcgggccgccgccgccgcttcccgcctacgccgccgcgcgcctcaGGTCCTTCGAGTCCAGCGTCGGCCTCAGCCGCAAGGCCCTCCGCCTCGGGAAGTTCGTGCAGTCCGTCAACGCGCTccgcgcccaccgccgccacggcggcggccacgtgCCCCcgctcctcgtcctcctcgcgtACGGCGGCCAGGGCGTCTACTTCTTCCTGGAGCAGTTCGCGTGGCTGGCCAAGACCGGCCTCCTGCCCGCgcacctcctcccccgcctccATCGCCTCGGCGTCTGGGCCCAGCTGCCGGCGCACGTCGGCTCCATCGCAATCAAGCTGGAGGAGGTGGCGAAGCTGGAGTCCTCCGTCGAGACGCGGCGCAAGGAGGGCTTCGGGGAGGAGAGCGAGGTGGTGAGGGCGCTGCGCGGGAAGCTGCTGGTCAAGCGGCTGTCCGTCGTGCAGGACGTGGCGGACTCCGTGATGACGCTAGGGGACGTGACCGGCGGGAAGGGCTTGCTCGGCAGCTCGACGTTCATGGCGTCCGCCGGCTTTCTGTCCGCGCTGATCAGCGCTCACAGGAACTGGAATTCGTGCTGA
- the LOC102723039 gene encoding peroxisomal membrane protein 11-3, producing the protein MATASSSSSESRKPAARRDFLVHVEAYLSRRDGVDKLLKISRYAARLALAAGPLPPAASARLKPFESSVGLSRKAFRLGKFVQNVNALRAHPHPSTPLVLLAYGGEGVYYFLEQFVWLAKAGLLPKHLLPRLQLLSAWAELLGYVGSITIKLEEIAKLESSVKMRLKEGCGEKSEAVRTLRGKLLLKRMSVVQDVADAVMALGDVTDGKGLLGSSTLMASAGLLSALISAHKNWNSC; encoded by the coding sequence atggccaccgcctcctcctcctcctccgaatCCCGCAAGCCAGCCGCCCGCCGGGATTTCCTCGTCCACGTCGAGGCCTACCTCTCccgccgcgacggcgtcgACAAGCTCCTCAAGATCTCCCGCTACGCCGCCCGCCTCGCCCTGGCCGCTGGCCCGCTGCCCCCCGCAGCCTCCGCCCGCCTCAAGCCCTTCGAGTCCAGCGTCGGGCTCAGCCGCAAGGCCTTCCGCCTCGGCAAGTTCGTTCAGAACGTCAACGCCCTCCGCGCCCATCCGCATCCGTCCACGCCCCTCGTGCTCCTCGCCTACGGCGGGGAGGGCGTCTACTACTTCCTCGAACAGTTCGTGTGGCTGGCCAAGGCCGGCCTCCTTCCCAAGCACCTTCTCCCCCGCCTCCAGCTCCTCAGCGCCTGGGCCGAGCTGCTGGGATACGTCGGCTCCATCACGATTAAGCTGGAAGAGATTGCAAAACTGGAGTCTTCCGTCAAGATGCGGCTCAAGGAGGGTTGCGGGGAGAAGAGCGAGGCGGTGAGGACGCTGCGTGGTAAGCTTCTGCTCAAGCGGATGTCCGTTGTGCAGGACGTGGCGGACGCCGTGATGGCGCTGGGGGACGTGACCGACGGTAAGGGTTTGCTCGGCAGCTCGACGCTGATGGCGTCCGCAGGCTTACTGTCCGCGTTGATCAGCGCTCACAAGAACTGGAATTCTTGCTGA
- the LOC102719000 gene encoding uncharacterized protein LOC102719000: MGKGGEGAVPVGQSGGRRRRRLGEDDGEDEEYLLEEEEEEEEEEECEEDLSASSAGEGGEGSDEEYEEDEEDEGDETPRPRQPVKGHEDGRKGKADPAVVRSRRRKYEDDDDYLDELEEDAGVDEYDEDLEDEEAPRSKRVKKCGGRSMKGKLPPERSNCRRYEEDMDFDPDMDEGEEEEEEEDMDFDPEVEEEEEDFEDEEEDELEASKGRVKNMVRRQAALNQRRGKKKSSSKVSSWKVDSVKARKTSVRRRQRKRSTTDHYEVDDFIVEDEVTANRQPKKKARIRRQTEVDPATPVFEAETWPTVDSDTTDFDFVTSDEEAAADKLTRVTKKGRKKRLFLSDSSSDSEFIVSDKEMGDLKESEPPEYVKVVPSSPRKISGTGAGECKGKEKKEPQEAGKATCGICLSEEQRVTVQGILDCCSHFFCFACIMQWSKVESRCPLCKRRFTTITTSSKEDTVLELTKSVIRVEERDQVYQPTEEEIRRWLDPYENVVCIECNQGGDDSLMLLCDICDSSAHTYCVGLGREVPEGNWYCGGCRLGGEGHPYHSPVNGNSMVFGATSPISTFEIQGIDLNVSPREISRRNHSVESQACTAGASTPSGRHANATNSRGRQLNDWIRNLLSAPRTTLRPDMHENGVQRSGYVPSTEPDHRNFCTPLESDISHNNGSVRQSQPNQNFHIMPEANTSETSFGRNAALSGRRQLFERFCMLLSGSSPTIRADLCHNASEHSGSMPRVEPNHMNFHAPPVVNSPQTLLDGIPNHGNGFSFTQAHSNLVDRNNFQETEGI, translated from the exons ATGGGgaagggaggggaaggggCCGTTCCCGTGGGGcagagcggcgggcggcggcggaggaggctgggcGAGGACGACGGTGAGGATGAGGAGTATttgctggaggaggaggaggaggaggaggaggaggaagagtgCGAGGAGGATCTGTCTGCCTCGAGCGCCggtgagggaggagagggCTCTGACGAGGAATacgaggaggatgaggaggacgaGGGGGATGAAACCCCGCGGCCAAGGCAACCGGTAAAGGGCCACGAAGATGGGCGGAAGGGGAAGGCAGACCCGGCCGTGGTGCGATCTCGACGACGTAAGTACGAGGACGACGATGACTACTTGGACGAGCTTGAGGAAGACGCTGGGGTCGACGAGTACGACGAGGATCTCGAGGACGAAGAGGCGCCGCGGTCCAAGCGCGTGAAGAAATGTGGTGGCCGCAGCATGAAGGGGAAGCTTCCTCCAGAGCGATCAAATTGCCGGAGGTACGAGGAGGATATGGATTTTGACCCTGACATGgacgagggggaggaggaggaggaggaggaggatatgGATTTCGATCctgaggtggaggaggaagaagaagattttGAGGATGAGGAAGAGGATGAACTAGAAGCGAGTAAGGGGAGGGTTAAGAATATGGTGCGTCGCCAGGCTGCCTTGAATCAGCGAcgagggaagaagaagagcagctCTAAGGTTTCCAGTTGGAAGGTGGATTCGGTCAAGGCGAGGAAGACATCTGTAAGGCGACGGCAGAGAAAGCGTTCAACGACTGACCACTATGAGGTTGACGACTTCATTGTGGAGGATGAGGTTACAGCCAATCGGCAGCCAAAGAAAAAGGCTAGAATTAGGAGGCAGACGGAGGTTGATCCTGCAACACCAGTTTTTGAGGCTGAAACATGGCCTACTGTTGATTCAGACACAACAGACTTCGACTTTGTAACATCCGATGAGGAAGCAGCCGCTGATAAGCTTACTAGGGTTACTAAGAAGGGGAGGAAGAAACGGTTATTTCTGTCGGATTCATCCTCAGATTCTGAATTCATTGTATCAGATAAGGAAATGGGGGATTTGAAGGAGTCCGAGCCTCCAGAGTATGTGAAAGTGGTGCCTTCATCACCCAGGAAAATTTCTGGTACAGGTGCTGGAGAGTGCaaggggaaggagaaaaaagaaccaCAGGAGGCTGGAAAAGCAACATGCGGGATCTGCCTTTCTGAAGAGCAGAGAGTGACTGTGCAGGGTATCCTGGACTGTTGTTCACACTTTTTTTGCTTTGCATGCATCATGCAATGGTCTAAGGTTGAGTCAAGGTGTCCCTTGTGTAAACGGCGGTTCACAACAATCACAACGTCATCAAAGGAGGATACTGTTTTGGAGCTGACAAAATCTGTAATTAGGGTTGAAGAGCGTGATCAG GTTTATCAGCCAACGGAAGAAGAAATAAGACGTTGGTTGGACCCATATGAAAATGTTGTGTGCATAGAGTGCAATCAAGGTGGCGATGATAGCCTCATGTTACTATGTGATATTTGTGACTCCTCAGCACACACTTATTGTGTTGGTCTGGGAAGAGAAGTACCTGAAGGAAATTGGTATTGTGGAGGTTGTAGACTCGGTGGTGAGGGGCATCCATACCATAGCCCTGTGAATGGCAATTCTATGGTTTTCGGTGCAACTTCACCGATTAGCACATTCGAAATACAGGGGATTGATCTAAATGTATCTCCAAGAGAGATTTCTAGAAGAAATCATTCTGTTGAGTCTCAAGCATGTACTGCAGGAGCATCAACTCCATCTGGAAGGCATGCAAATGCAACGAATTCTAGAGGCCGTCAACTAAATGACTGGATACGCAATTTGCTATCTGCACCAAGGACAACACTTAGGCCAGATATGCACGAAAATGGTGTACAGCGGAGTGGTTATGTACCAAGCACTGAACCAGACCACAGGAACTTTTGCACTCCATTAGAATCTGACATTTCACACAACAATGGATCTGTAcgacaaagtcaaccaaaccAGAACTTCCATATTATGCCAGAAGCCAACACTTCAGAGACTTCCTTTGGAAGGAATGCAGCTCTTTCTGGAAGGCGTCAATTGTTCGAACGTTTTTGCATGTTGCTATCTGGATCAAGCCCAACTATTAGAGCAGACTTGTGCCATAATGCCTCAGAACACAGTGGTTCTATGCCAAGAGTTGAACCAAACCACATGAACTTTCATGCTCCACCAGTAGTCAACAGCCCGCAAACTCTGCTTGATGGCATTCCAAACCATGGCAatggtttttcttttactcAGGCTCACAGTAATTTGGTAGATAGAAACAACTTCCAAGAAACTGAAGGTATCTAG